In Streptomyces hawaiiensis, one genomic interval encodes:
- a CDS encoding SpoIIE family protein phosphatase, with amino-acid sequence MNGYATSDRDAVTAAPGGLLELLKVAAVVLDPGGHIALWSPEIEQLLGWSAQEALRQRADTLLVSPANRSRGRELFAQVSTGARWAGVFPLRHRDGTERAVEFRTMRLLDPEGQPHLLGLATDATTVRRVERDLALSHSLVNQTPLGIAVFDNDLRWVGVNPALERINGVPEEAVLGRRIGEVLPDLDVETIEARMRHVLETGRPLLDQQTVGRTAADVQERAYSESYHRIEDTDGRVLGLAMAVLDVTERQQAAAEVAQARQHLSVIADAGMKIGTTLDLQQTARELAGVVVPHLADLAAVDVLESVVARGTIAPVSGGAPAEFRALAVAAGYPTDAIHAADPVGELATYGSSRIITQCVRSARPVLVERVDGKMLRRLARDSRAALALHEAGAHSYLALPLVARGKVLGTLSLYRTVNERPFDGRDQVLASELAARAAICIDNARLYGRERGTALTLQRSLLPSTPAEREGLDIAARYRPALSEVGGDWYDVLPLGPGRTGLVVGDVMGKGVQAAAIMGQLSTATRALARLDLPPAELLRHLDDIAGSLGDAIATCVYAVCDLGRGTCELSSAGHLPPVLAGADGSARLVDVPGGVPLGVGGVEFGTVEVELAPGSLLALYTDGLVENRAEPIDTGLDTLTRLLRSAGPSLQRASDSLLSALSPEPDDDVALLLVRRRA; translated from the coding sequence ATGAACGGGTATGCGACCTCGGACCGCGACGCCGTCACGGCCGCGCCCGGCGGGCTGCTGGAACTGCTGAAGGTCGCGGCGGTGGTCCTGGACCCGGGCGGGCACATCGCGCTGTGGAGCCCCGAGATCGAGCAGCTGCTCGGCTGGAGTGCGCAGGAGGCCCTGCGTCAGCGCGCCGACACCCTCCTGGTCTCCCCCGCGAACCGGTCCCGGGGCAGGGAGTTGTTCGCCCAGGTCAGCACGGGCGCCCGGTGGGCCGGTGTCTTCCCGCTGCGGCACCGCGACGGCACGGAACGCGCCGTGGAGTTCCGTACGATGCGCCTCCTCGACCCCGAGGGGCAGCCCCACCTGCTGGGACTCGCCACGGACGCGACGACCGTACGGCGGGTGGAGCGCGACCTCGCCCTCTCGCACAGCCTCGTCAACCAGACCCCGCTCGGCATCGCCGTCTTCGACAACGACCTGCGCTGGGTCGGGGTCAACCCCGCGCTGGAGCGGATCAACGGCGTGCCCGAGGAGGCCGTACTGGGGCGCCGGATCGGCGAGGTGCTGCCCGACCTGGACGTGGAGACCATCGAGGCCCGGATGCGGCACGTCCTGGAGACCGGCAGGCCGCTGCTCGACCAGCAGACCGTCGGGCGTACGGCGGCAGACGTCCAGGAGCGCGCCTACTCGGAGTCGTACCACCGCATCGAGGACACCGACGGCCGGGTGCTCGGGCTCGCGATGGCCGTGCTGGACGTCACCGAGCGCCAGCAGGCCGCCGCCGAGGTGGCGCAGGCGCGCCAGCACCTGTCGGTGATCGCCGACGCGGGGATGAAGATCGGCACCACGCTCGACCTCCAGCAGACCGCCCGGGAGCTGGCCGGCGTGGTCGTGCCGCATCTCGCGGACCTGGCCGCGGTGGACGTCCTGGAGTCGGTCGTGGCCCGGGGCACCATCGCGCCCGTGTCGGGCGGCGCACCGGCCGAGTTCCGGGCGCTGGCCGTCGCGGCCGGCTACCCCACCGACGCCATCCACGCCGCCGACCCCGTGGGCGAGCTGGCCACGTACGGCTCGTCGCGGATCATCACGCAGTGCGTCCGCAGCGCCCGTCCGGTCCTGGTCGAGCGGGTGGACGGCAAGATGCTGCGGCGTCTGGCCCGGGACTCACGGGCCGCCCTGGCCCTGCACGAGGCCGGCGCCCACTCCTACCTGGCGCTGCCGCTGGTGGCGCGGGGCAAGGTGCTCGGCACGCTCTCGCTGTACCGCACGGTCAACGAGCGCCCCTTCGACGGCCGGGACCAGGTGCTCGCCTCGGAACTGGCCGCCCGCGCCGCGATCTGCATAGACAACGCCCGCCTCTACGGCCGCGAACGCGGCACCGCCCTGACCCTGCAGCGCAGCCTGCTGCCGAGCACACCCGCCGAGCGGGAGGGGCTGGACATCGCCGCCCGCTATCGCCCGGCCCTCAGCGAGGTCGGCGGCGACTGGTACGACGTCCTGCCGCTGGGCCCGGGGCGCACCGGGCTGGTCGTCGGGGACGTCATGGGCAAGGGCGTCCAGGCCGCGGCGATCATGGGGCAGCTGAGCACGGCGACGCGGGCGCTGGCCCGGCTGGACCTGCCGCCCGCTGAGCTGCTGCGGCACCTCGACGACATCGCCGGCTCGCTCGGCGACGCGATCGCCACGTGCGTGTACGCGGTGTGCGACCTGGGGCGCGGCACCTGCGAGCTGTCCAGCGCCGGGCATCTGCCGCCGGTGCTCGCCGGTGCGGACGGCAGCGCGAGGCTCGTCGACGTGCCGGGTGGTGTGCCGCTCGGGGTCGGCGGCGTGGAGTTCGGCACGGTGGAGGTGGAACTCGCCCCCGGCTCCCTGCTCGCCCTGTACACGGACGGGCTGGTCGAGAACCGCGCGGAGCCGATCGACACCGGCCTCGACACACTGACCCGGCTGCTCCGCAGCGCGGGGCCCAGTCTTCAGCGCGCGAGCGACAGTCTGCTCAGCGCGCTGAGTCCCGAACCGGACGACGACGTGGCCCTGCTGCTGGTCCGCAGGCGGGCCTGA
- a CDS encoding SHOCT domain-containing protein, which yields MSAQNYLAYDFPLLSAFWSMLWFFLWIMWFVLLFRVVLDIFRDDSLSGGAKAGWLVFCVVLPFLGVFVYVLARGRNMGRRETDQARAQQQAFDSYIRQTARGGENRTSSVDELARLSEIRSRGDITDEEFRRAKELVLSGSGASGASAPGTPTSGR from the coding sequence ATGAGCGCGCAGAACTACCTGGCGTACGACTTTCCGCTGCTGAGCGCCTTCTGGTCGATGCTGTGGTTCTTCCTCTGGATCATGTGGTTCGTCCTGCTCTTCCGGGTGGTCCTCGACATCTTCCGCGACGATTCCCTGAGCGGCGGGGCCAAGGCCGGCTGGCTCGTCTTCTGCGTCGTCCTGCCCTTCCTGGGCGTGTTCGTCTACGTCCTCGCCCGCGGCCGGAACATGGGCCGCCGGGAAACGGACCAGGCCCGCGCCCAGCAGCAGGCCTTCGACAGCTACATCAGGCAGACCGCCCGGGGCGGCGAGAACCGGACCAGCAGCGTCGACGAGCTCGCCAGGCTGTCCGAGATCCGCTCCCGCGGCGACATCACGGACGAGGAGTTCCGCAGGGCGAAGGAGCTGGTACTCAGCGGTTCCGGAGCCTCGGGCGCCTCGGCCCCCGGCACCCCCACCTCCGGTCGCTGA
- a CDS encoding DUF2252 domain-containing protein, translating to MTVPSPFTTFVSPAERTAAGRDARRRVPRSSQAGFEAGPDRFDPVEVVERQSATRVPELVPIRYGRMLESPFRFYRGAAAIMAADLGATTDTGLRVQLCGDAHLLNFRLLASPERHLVFDINDFDETLAGPFEWDVKRLAASFAIAGRANGFSAAEQISVVETCVRAYRRRMREFAGMRTLDIWYAQDDADRLRELMAASMPKEARRRTAKATADARTRTHMQAYAKLTRATAEGRRITPDPPLITPLRDLADDSSPHGREKELRAVLEGYARTLSSERRHLLRRYRPVDIARKVVGVGSVGTRCWIVLLLGRDDDDPLLLQAKEAQESVLAVHSGGDRWDNQGRRVVAGQRLIQTTSDILLGWTHAVGLDGHERDFYVRQLRDWKGIARPETMDPGLLRLFGRLCGASLARAHARSGDPVALAAYLGGGDRFDRALTVFAQAYADQNERDFEALGAAVRSGRVRAAE from the coding sequence ATGACCGTACCGAGCCCCTTCACGACCTTCGTGTCACCGGCCGAGCGGACGGCCGCGGGCCGGGACGCGCGGCGGCGGGTGCCGCGGTCGTCCCAGGCCGGGTTCGAGGCGGGGCCGGACCGGTTCGACCCGGTCGAGGTGGTGGAGCGCCAGTCGGCCACCCGCGTACCGGAGCTGGTGCCGATCCGCTACGGCCGCATGCTCGAGTCCCCGTTCCGTTTCTACCGCGGCGCGGCGGCGATCATGGCGGCGGACCTCGGGGCCACCACGGACACCGGGCTGCGGGTGCAGCTGTGCGGGGACGCCCATCTGCTGAACTTCCGGCTGCTGGCCTCGCCGGAGCGCCACCTGGTCTTCGACATCAACGACTTCGACGAGACGCTGGCCGGGCCGTTCGAGTGGGACGTCAAACGGCTCGCGGCCAGTTTCGCCATCGCGGGCCGCGCCAACGGCTTCTCGGCGGCGGAGCAGATCAGCGTGGTGGAGACGTGTGTCCGGGCCTACCGGCGGCGGATGCGGGAGTTCGCCGGGATGCGCACCCTGGACATCTGGTACGCCCAGGACGACGCCGACCGCCTGCGGGAGCTGATGGCCGCGTCGATGCCCAAGGAGGCGCGGCGCCGCACCGCGAAGGCCACGGCCGACGCGCGGACCCGCACCCATATGCAGGCCTACGCGAAACTCACCCGGGCCACGGCCGAGGGGCGGCGGATCACACCGGACCCGCCGCTGATCACCCCGCTGCGGGACCTGGCGGACGACTCCTCGCCGCACGGCCGGGAGAAGGAGCTGCGCGCCGTCCTGGAGGGTTACGCCCGGACCCTGTCGTCGGAGCGCCGGCATCTGCTGCGCCGCTACCGCCCGGTGGACATCGCCCGCAAGGTGGTCGGGGTCGGCAGCGTCGGCACCCGCTGCTGGATCGTGCTGCTGCTCGGCCGGGACGACGACGATCCCCTGCTGCTCCAGGCCAAGGAGGCACAGGAGTCGGTGCTCGCCGTCCACAGCGGCGGCGACCGCTGGGACAACCAGGGCCGGCGCGTGGTGGCGGGACAGCGGCTGATCCAGACGACCAGCGACATCCTGCTGGGCTGGACCCACGCGGTGGGGCTCGACGGGCACGAGCGGGACTTCTACGTACGGCAGTTGCGCGACTGGAAGGGCATCGCCCGGCCGGAGACCATGGACCCCGGCCTGCTGCGGCTGTTCGGGCGGCTGTGCGGGGCGAGCCTGGCACGGGCCCACGCACGCTCCGGCGACCCCGTCGCCCTCGCGGCCTACCTGGGCGGCGGCGACCGCTTCGACCGTGCGCTCACCGTGTTCGCCCAGGCGTACGCCGACCAGAACGAGCGGGACTTCGAGGCGCTGGGCGCGGCGGTCCGCTCGGGCCGGGTCCGCGCGGCGGAGTAG
- a CDS encoding potassium channel family protein, translating into MDDPAEVPYRRRPGQPRRAAVSAVLRAVLIAAGLITVYYLLPLDGRGTSGDSVLLACGLLLVVVVFWWEVRAIVTSPYPRLKAVEALATTLALFLLLFAGAYFLLEHTTPGSFSEPLTKTDSLYFTLTTFTTVGYGDIAARSQTGRVLTMTQMAGGLLLVGVAARILAGAVRAGLRRQGREPSDDFPSQPEG; encoded by the coding sequence ATGGACGATCCAGCGGAGGTGCCGTACCGGCGGCGGCCGGGGCAGCCGCGGCGCGCGGCGGTCTCGGCCGTCCTGCGTGCCGTGCTCATCGCGGCCGGGCTCATCACGGTCTACTACCTGCTGCCCCTGGACGGGCGGGGCACGAGCGGCGATTCGGTGCTGTTGGCCTGCGGTCTGCTGCTGGTGGTCGTGGTCTTCTGGTGGGAGGTGCGGGCCATCGTGACCTCGCCCTACCCCCGGCTGAAGGCCGTCGAGGCCCTGGCCACGACGCTGGCGCTGTTCCTGCTGCTCTTCGCGGGCGCCTACTTCCTGCTGGAGCACACGACCCCGGGGTCGTTCAGCGAGCCGCTGACCAAGACGGACTCCCTGTACTTCACGCTCACCACGTTCACCACCGTCGGCTACGGCGACATCGCGGCTCGCTCCCAGACCGGGCGGGTGCTGACGATGACGCAGATGGCGGGCGGGCTGCTGCTGGTGGGCGTGGCGGCGCGGATCCTGGCCGGCGCGGTGCGGGCGGGACTGCGCCGGCAGGGCCGGGAGCCCTCGGACGACTTCCCCTCGCAGCCGGAGGGCTGA
- a CDS encoding DUF7144 family membrane protein, with the protein MTATHPTHGHTTAKHGLATGMMVFAAVMLMIAGILAVFRGIAAIAEDEVFVSTRNYIFEFDLTGWGWIHLALGVAAVLISMGLFQGAGWARVTGVGIAGLVIIANFLSLPAYPVWSVIMIAMSAFIIWALCSPRKGDT; encoded by the coding sequence ATGACCGCCACACACCCCACGCACGGGCACACGACGGCGAAGCACGGCTTGGCCACCGGCATGATGGTCTTCGCGGCCGTCATGCTCATGATCGCCGGGATCCTGGCCGTCTTCCGCGGTATCGCGGCGATCGCCGAGGACGAGGTTTTCGTCTCGACCCGCAACTACATCTTCGAGTTCGATCTCACCGGCTGGGGCTGGATCCACCTCGCCCTGGGCGTGGCCGCCGTGCTCATCAGCATGGGCCTGTTCCAGGGGGCGGGCTGGGCGCGCGTCACGGGCGTGGGCATCGCCGGACTCGTCATCATCGCCAACTTCCTCTCCCTGCCGGCCTACCCGGTCTGGTCCGTGATCATGATCGCGATGTCCGCGTTCATCATCTGGGCCCTGTGCAGCCCACGCAAGGGTGACACCTGA
- a CDS encoding class II glutamine amidotransferase, which produces MCRWLAYSGTPVLLDDVLYRPEHSLIDQSLHARMGVETTNGDGFGVGWYAWHLRTPAVIRDTGPAWSNRNLREISDHVRSSLFFAHVRASTGSAVQQTNCHPFRHGRWMWMHNGAIDGFRELRRDLMLAVDPGLFPSLEGTTDSEVMFHVALTLGLDADPPGAVARMTGLIERLGSEHGVPQPLQMTVAVTDGERVWFFRYSSAGKSRSLYYSSRVEDIRALHPDLGFLNHVSDETRLVVSEPLGDLPGVWNAVPESTYGVVQPGRHLLRHFEPEPV; this is translated from the coding sequence ATGTGCCGCTGGCTCGCCTACTCGGGCACTCCCGTGCTGCTCGACGACGTCCTCTACCGCCCGGAGCACTCGCTGATCGACCAGAGCCTGCACGCGCGGATGGGGGTCGAGACCACCAACGGCGACGGTTTCGGTGTCGGCTGGTACGCGTGGCACCTGCGCACGCCCGCCGTCATCCGCGACACCGGCCCGGCCTGGAGCAACCGTAATCTGCGGGAGATCTCCGATCATGTCCGCTCGTCGCTGTTCTTCGCCCATGTGCGCGCCTCCACCGGCTCGGCCGTGCAGCAGACGAACTGCCATCCGTTCCGTCACGGGCGGTGGATGTGGATGCACAACGGGGCGATCGACGGGTTCCGCGAACTGCGCCGGGATCTGATGCTGGCGGTGGACCCGGGGCTGTTCCCGTCGCTGGAGGGCACGACGGACTCCGAGGTGATGTTCCACGTGGCGCTCACCCTCGGGCTGGACGCAGATCCGCCGGGTGCGGTGGCCCGGATGACGGGGCTGATCGAGCGGCTGGGCAGCGAGCACGGAGTACCGCAGCCGCTCCAGATGACGGTCGCGGTGACCGACGGGGAGCGGGTGTGGTTCTTCCGGTACTCCAGCGCGGGAAAGTCGCGGTCGTTGTACTACAGCAGCCGGGTGGAGGACATCCGGGCGCTCCACCCCGACCTGGGGTTCCTGAACCATGTCTCCGACGAGACCCGGCTGGTCGTCTCGGAGCCGTTGGGCGATCTCCCCGGCGTGTGGAACGCCGTACCGGAGAGCACCTACGGGGTCGTCCAGCCCGGCCGGCACCTGCTGCGGCACTTCGAGCCCGAGCCCGTCTGA